A genomic segment from Gadus morhua chromosome 4, gadMor3.0, whole genome shotgun sequence encodes:
- the ggt1b gene encoding glutathione hydrolase 1 proenzyme: MVSKTVVLALALLLVAAVATFLGVFFGVSSPSEGGFSRAAVAADAGLCSEIGRDMLQKGGSAVDAMISSLLCVGIVNPHSAGIGGGLFITIYNGTTGTVETIDGREVAPGNATENMFGTDKDLSRTGGLAIAVPGEIRAFEMAHQRHGKLPWRDLFQPCIELAINGFPMGSALAGAIKEYKDAILKDPALCAVFCGANGTLLKENDTVKNLKLAETYRRISEEGADAFYVGTMAEALVKDIQAKGGIVTLEDLMDYRPVLDENPLKVDIGRYTMVTPSAPASGPVLSLLLLILEGYSFSAKSVSSPEARVLTYHRVVEAFRFAYAKRTLLGDRHFLNITDLIQNMTSTWFAKGLRDRITDNTTHHMNYYEPEFYMPDDAGTSHLSIVSEDGSAVAATSTINTFFGSKVMSSTGILLNNEMDDFSSPNITNAFDLPPSPRNFIRPGKRPMSSMVPTILLDEDNRVKMVVGGSGGSKITTAIAQVILKALYFNFDLRTAVGEARLHNQLSPNATTAEPGFDMKVLEGLALKNHETKALKSTGAVIQAVVRHGNRLHAQSDPRKGGYAAGY, encoded by the exons ATGGTTAGCAAGACGGTGGTGTTGGCCCTGGCGTTGCTGCTGGTGGCGGCAGTGGCCACCTTCCTGGGGGTGTTCTTCGGAGTCAGCAGCCCCTCCGAGGGGGGTTTCTCCAGGGCGGCCGTGGCCGCGGACGCCGGGCTCTGCTCCGAGATCGGGAG AGACATGCTGCAGAAAGGCGGGTCTGCGGTGGACGCCATGATCTCCTCCCTGCTGTGCGTGGGCATCGTGAACCCACACAGTGCGGGTATCGGCGGGGGGCTGTTCATAACCATCTACAACGGAACCACGG GCACAGTGGAAACCATTGATGGAAGAGAAGTTGCTCCGGGGAATGCCACCGAAAACATGTTTGGGACTGACAAAGATTTATCCCGGACAG GCGGACTGGCCATTGCTGTACCAGGAGAAATTCGAGCTTTCGAAATGGCACATCAACGTCATGGCAAACTACCATGGAGAGACTTGTTCCAGCCGTGTATTGAACTGGCAATAAATGGGTTTCCTATGGGTTCTGCGCTAGCTGGTGCTATCAAGGAGTACAAGGATGCCATCTTAAAGGATCCGGCCTTATG TGCGGTGTTTTGCGGGGCTAATGGGACCTTATTGAAAGAAAACGATACAGTGAAAAACCTCAAACTGGCAGAGACCTACCGCAGGATAAGCGAAGAGGGGGCAGATGCCTTCTATGTGGGCACCATGGCTGAAGCCCTTGTGAAGGACATTCAGGCCAAAG GTGGCATCGTGACCTTGGAGGACCTGATGGATTACAGGCCGGTTCTGGATGAAAACCCCTTGAAGGTCGACATTGGGAGGTACACCATGGTGACTCCCAGCGCCCCCGCCAGCGGGCCGGTCctgtccctgctgctgctcatctTGGAGG GCTACAGTTTCTCGGCGAAGAGCGTGTCGAGCCCCGAGGCGCGGGTGCTGACCTACCATCGCGTGGTGGAGGCCTTCCGCTTCGCCTACGCCAAGAGAACGCTGCTCGGAGACCGCCACTTTCTGAACATCACCGAC CTGATCCAGAACATGACCTCGACCTGGTTCGCCAAGGGCCTGCGGGATCGCATCACGGACAACACCACGCATCACATGAACTACTACGAGCCTGAATTCTACATGCCCGACGACGCCGGCACCTCCCACCTCTCCATCGTATCTGAGGACGGCAGCGCAGTCGCGGCCACAAGCACCATCAACACCTT TTTTGGCTCCAAAGTCATGTCCTCCACTGGTATCCTCCTCAACAACGAGATGGATGACTTCAGCTCCCCAAACATCACCAACGCCTTCGACCTCCCGCCCTCACCCAGAAACTTCATCAGGCctg GAAAGAGGCCCATGTCGTCCATGGTTCCTACCATCCTCCTCGATGAGGACAACAGAGTTaagatggtggtggggggctcgGGGGGCAGCAAGATCACCACCGCCATCGCACAG gtTATCCTGAAAGCGCTGTACTTTAACTTTGATTTGAGGACAGCAGTAGGGGAGGCCAGACTCCATAATCAGCTGAGCCCCAACGCGACCACGGCCGAACCTGGCTTTGACATG